A region from the Leopardus geoffroyi isolate Oge1 chromosome C2, O.geoffroyi_Oge1_pat1.0, whole genome shotgun sequence genome encodes:
- the DAZL gene encoding deleted in azoospermia-like: MTCGSRGKGVCQPISLKSAPPWLRSADPRTPPPYPRWGSRYPPKRPPQGAGGCHPLAEAATTSFSTRRRSHLWEPRRPRLSSPAPLSIATWLLGLLDLAARFRFPSSPLLSLCPSRSRAAARAERTAALRVVPEAQPPLLLEPIQREQLAAAIMSTANPETPNSTISREASTQSSSATTSQGYVLPEGKIMPNTVFVGGIDVRMDETEIRSFFARYGSVKEVKIITDRTGVSKGYGFVSFYNDVDVQKIVESQINFHGKKLKLGPAIRKQNFCAYHVQPRPLVFNPPPPPQFQSVWSNPNTETYMQPPTMMNPITQYVQAYPPYPSSPVQVITGYQLPVYNYQMPPQWPAGEQRSYVIPPTYTAVNYHCNEVDPGAEVLQSECSVHEATPSSGNGPQKKSVDRSIQTVVSCLFNPENRLRNSLVTQDDYFKDKRVHHFRRSRAVLKSV, translated from the exons ATGACGTGTGGGTCCAGGGGAAAGGGGGTCTGTCAGCCCATAAGTCTCAAGTCGGCGCCTCCCTGGCTACGGAGTGCCGACCCGCGCACACCCCCTCCATACCCCCGGTGGGGGAGCCGGTACCCCCCCAAGCGCCCcccgcagggggcggggggctgtcACCCATTGGCTGAGGCGGCTACCACGAGCTTCAGTACCCGGCGCAGGAGCCACCTCTGGGAGCCCCGCAGGCCACGCCTCAGTTCGCCTGCGCCCCTCAGCATCGCCACTTGGTTGTTAGGGCTCCTGGATCTCGCCGCTCGCTTTCGATTTCCCTCTAGTCCTCTTTTATCCCTTTGCCCAAGTCGAAGCCGGGCAGCGGCAAGAGCAGAGCGAACGGCAGCCCTAAGAGTGGTGCCAGAAGCCCAGCCTCCGCTCCTCCTCGAGCCCATTCAGCGGGAACAGCTAGCTGCCGCCATCAtg TCTACTGCAAATCCTGAGACTCCAAACTCTACCATCTCCAGAGAGGCCAGCACTCAGTCCTCATCAGCTACAACCAGCCAAGGCTATGTTTTACCAGAAGGCAAAATCATGCCAAACACCGTTTTTGTTGGTGGAATTGATGTTAGG ATGGATGAAACCGAAATTAGAAGTTTCTTTGCTAGATACGGTTCAGTAAAAGAAGTGAAGATAATCACGGATCGAACTGGTGTGTCCAAAGG CTAtggatttgtttcattttataatgatgTGGATGTGCAGAAGATAGTAGAA tCACAGATAAATTTCCATGGTAAAAAGCTGAAACTGGGACCTGCAATcaggaaacaaaattttt gtgCTTATCATGTGCAGCCGCGTCCATTGGTTTTTAATCCTCCTCCTCCACCGCAGTTTCAGAGTGTCTGGAGTAATCCAAACACTGAAACTTACATGCAGCCTCCAACCATGATGAATCCTATAACTCAGTATGTTCag GCATATCCTCCTTATCCTAGTTCACCAGTTCAGGTTATCACTGGATATCAGCTGCCTGTATATAATTATCAG atgccACCACAGTGGCCTGCTGGGGAACAAAGGAGTTATGTTATACCCCCG ACTTATACCGCTGTTAACTACCATTGTAATGAAGTTGATCCAGGAGCTGAAGTTTTGCAAAGTGAATGTTCAGTTCATGAAGCTACTCCATCCTCTGGAAATGGCCCACAAAAG aaatctGTGGACAGAAGCATACAGACTGTGGTATCTTGTCTGTTTAAtccagagaacagactgagaaACTCTCTTGTTACTCAAGATGACTACTTCAAG